The Ornithodoros turicata isolate Travis chromosome 7, ASM3712646v1, whole genome shotgun sequence genome includes a region encoding these proteins:
- the LOC135400982 gene encoding uncharacterized protein LOC135400982 isoform X1 — translation MLDDSDMCSVDLCSLSGSTPSLSCYSVDERVLGILWDDNVKMDDLLSFSFDRIDKLAAKQGTTVKTVEKNRLWDYVQRMKTICLTGSYGLCQEEQYEWDAQQPEMEEALKALSDMSLTGHGSTWCIDGIGTAEQRTPERRRASRTNENFSWSFLPKKKSKLWKKLFPRKLKGKTAVSEKGLALGAQNSSSASCVMNRTVSPGSGRLRSNRLNMRGFLRRSVRRLQIGSLSRLARL, via the exons ATGCTGGACGACAGCGACATGTGTTCGGTAGACCTATGTAGCTTATCTGGGTCTACACCCTCGTTGTCTTGCTACAGCGTCGACGAACGGGTTCTCGGTATCCTATGGG ACGACAATGTGAAGATGGATGACCTGTTGAGCTTCTCGTTCGACCGCATCGACAAGTTGGCAGCCAAGCAAGGTACCACAGTAAAGACAGTGGAAAAGAACCGACTCTGGGACTATGTACAGCGAATGAAA ACGATATGTCTAACGGGATCGTATGGGCTATGTCAGGAGGAGCAGTACGAATGGGATGCCCAGCAGCCGGAGATGGAAGAAGCTCTGAAAGCGCTGAGTGACATGTCTTTGACTGGGCACGGCAGTACGTGGTGCATCGACGGCATCGGCACGGCGGAGCAGAGGACCCCGGAAAGGAGACGAGCTTCCAGAACGAACGAAAATTTCTCATGGTCATTCCTTCCAAAAAAGAAGAGCAAGTTGTGGAAGAAGCTTTTCCCGAGAAAACTAAAGGGCAAGACTGCCGTGAGCGAAAAAGGACTGGCCTTAGGAGCGCAGAATTCGTCCAGCGCGTCTTGTGTG ATGAATCGTACCGTCAGTCCAGGCTCCGGGAGACTCCGTTCTAATCGCCTGAATATGCGGGGTTTCCTGAGGCGGTCCGTGCGGCGTCTGCAAATTGGTTCCCTCTCCAGACTCGCCAGACTGTGA
- the LOC135400982 gene encoding uncharacterized protein LOC135400982 isoform X2: MLDDSDMCSVDLCSLSGSTPSLSCYSVDERVLGILWDDNVKMDDLLSFSFDRIDKLAAKQGTTVKTVEKNRLWDYVQRMKEEQYEWDAQQPEMEEALKALSDMSLTGHGSTWCIDGIGTAEQRTPERRRASRTNENFSWSFLPKKKSKLWKKLFPRKLKGKTAVSEKGLALGAQNSSSASCVMNRTVSPGSGRLRSNRLNMRGFLRRSVRRLQIGSLSRLARL; the protein is encoded by the exons ATGCTGGACGACAGCGACATGTGTTCGGTAGACCTATGTAGCTTATCTGGGTCTACACCCTCGTTGTCTTGCTACAGCGTCGACGAACGGGTTCTCGGTATCCTATGGG ACGACAATGTGAAGATGGATGACCTGTTGAGCTTCTCGTTCGACCGCATCGACAAGTTGGCAGCCAAGCAAGGTACCACAGTAAAGACAGTGGAAAAGAACCGACTCTGGGACTATGTACAGCGAATGAAA GAGGAGCAGTACGAATGGGATGCCCAGCAGCCGGAGATGGAAGAAGCTCTGAAAGCGCTGAGTGACATGTCTTTGACTGGGCACGGCAGTACGTGGTGCATCGACGGCATCGGCACGGCGGAGCAGAGGACCCCGGAAAGGAGACGAGCTTCCAGAACGAACGAAAATTTCTCATGGTCATTCCTTCCAAAAAAGAAGAGCAAGTTGTGGAAGAAGCTTTTCCCGAGAAAACTAAAGGGCAAGACTGCCGTGAGCGAAAAAGGACTGGCCTTAGGAGCGCAGAATTCGTCCAGCGCGTCTTGTGTG ATGAATCGTACCGTCAGTCCAGGCTCCGGGAGACTCCGTTCTAATCGCCTGAATATGCGGGGTTTCCTGAGGCGGTCCGTGCGGCGTCTGCAAATTGGTTCCCTCTCCAGACTCGCCAGACTGTGA
- the LOC135400981 gene encoding cytochrome b5 reductase 4-like, whose protein sequence is MSSLSPGNMSATGSGRVKVSLAPGRSLMDWIRLTRMNPNLSGVGGKILDITPDELGKHNKREDAWICLKGRVYNVTPYMEFHPGGEDELMRGIGKDATDLFNQVHKWVNFESMLEKCLVGKLVAPTISLRKSSFAVPKIQFFKKLHRSDTTASEDVPDLGVDFPGKPFMGYEWSQDDSTITITIQCGNDYALEEDRVVADLVGQRLRIRIGVEKFFYFIHAELQDTVYNDYYVHVNCKLKSVEVRLVKEKSGISWSSLGTFLPGHNQTVPSKAADVFSRPCVLIDKCSVTHDVYIFTFALPQGSFMWLPIGHHVSLECNVKGMKISRSYTPVIPRLDRDQATSDGKCIHLMIKVYSDGVLTPVLNDLSIGETVEMKDAEGDFDASVLSRIRNLVLLAAGTGFTPMVRLLHWALFVSKDVNVKLMAFNKTVKDIIWKDQLDALEDSNDRLSIVNVLSGADDSWEGPRGRICIDLLQGFIPDDDPGDSLLVCVCGPLPFTKTALKCLEDLEYSQNNVHAFLG, encoded by the exons GACGTGTGAAGGTGTCGCTGGCACCTGGCCGGTCCTTGATGGATTGGATCCGGTTGACACGCATGAACCCCAACCTGTCCGGAGTCGGTGGAAAGATCCTGGACATCACACCCGATGAGCTGGGGAAGCACAACAAGCGGGAAGACGCGTGGATATGCTTGAAGG GCAGGGTGTACAACGTTACGCCGTACATGGAATTCCATCCAGGTGGAGAGGATGAGCTGATGAGAGGGATTGGGAAAGACGCCACTGACCTCTTTAACCAG GTACACAAGTGGGTCAACTTTGAGTCGATGTTGGAGAAATGCCTGGTTGGGAAGCTCGTAGCACCCACAATAAGCCTACGAAAAT CCAGCTTCGCAGTCCCAAAAATACAATTTTTCAAGAAATTACATCGAAGTGACACGACAGCTTCTGAAG ATGTTCCAGACCTGGGCGTCGACTTTCCAGGCAAACCTTTCATGGG TTACGAGTGGTCACAAGATGACTCAACGATCACCATTACAATACAATGTGGAAACGACTATGCATTGGAGGAAGACCGAGTGGTGGCTGACCTCGTTGGTCAACGGTTGAGGATACGAATCGGAGTCGAAAAGTTTTTTTACTTCATTCACGCAG AACTGCAAGATACTGTATATAACGATTACTATG TTCACGTAAACTGTAAATTAAAATCGGTGGAGGTCCGCCTAGTGAAGGAGAAGTCCGGAATCTCGTGGTCCTCACTTGGAACATTCCTGCCTGGACATAACCAAACAGTGCCTTCCAAAGCAGCAG ATGTCTTCTCCAGGCCTTGCGTCCTCATCGACAAATGCTCGGTCACACACGATGTCTACATCTTCACTTTTGCACTGCCTCAGGGCTCCTTCATGTGGTTACCAATAGGTCATCACGTGTCGTTAGAATGCAATGTTAAAG GTATGAAAATATCTAGAAGCTACACCCCTGTGATCCCTCGTTTAGACCGTGACCAGGCAACGAGTGACGGAAAGTGTATACACCTTATGATAAAAGTATACTCTGATGGTGTTTTGACGCCGGTGCTGAATGACTTATCAATTG GTGAAACTGTTGAAATGAAAGATGCGGAAGGAGACTTTGATGCTTCCGTCCTGTCTAGGATACGTAACCTCGTGCTTTTGGCCGCTGGCACGGGATTCACACCTATGGTACGACTTCTGCACTGGGCTCTCTTTGTATCGAAGGATGT CAACGTGAAGTTGATGGCATTTAACAAGACTGTGAAGGACATTATCTGGAAAGACCAACTAGACGCGCTGGAGGACAGCAACGATCG GCTCTCAATTGTGAACGTGCTTtccggagcagacgacagctgggAGGGTCCTCGTGGTCGAATATGCATCGATCTATTGCAAGGATTTATACCCGACGATGACCCTGGAGACTCGCTCCTGGTGTGCGTCTGCGGACCATTGCCTTTCACCAAGACAGCCCTTAA GTGTCTGGAAGACCTAGAGTATTCTCAAAACAATGTCCATGCATTTCTTGGCTGA